A genomic segment from Gossypium hirsutum isolate 1008001.06 chromosome D04, Gossypium_hirsutum_v2.1, whole genome shotgun sequence encodes:
- the LOC107899676 gene encoding E3 ubiquitin-protein ligase UPL4 isoform X1, with amino-acid sequence MGSRGQKRTETADELPADKRACSSLEFRPSSSNCSSIRTHLNSPNSTPDADMETSSSTSASSRSDGEHEKEDESAYGSCDSDDAEQQPRHHILRDYQRRRSSSDHGKLNTILSNLNEGNGGSGQLAALTELCEVLSFCNEDSLSSLMADSLSPVLVKLAKNESNANIMLLAIRGMTYLCDVYPRSSGFLVRHDAVPALCERLLAIEYVDVAEQCLQALEKISRDQPVACLQAGAIMAALNFIDFFSISVQRVALATVVNICKKLPLEGPAPFVEVVPKLCDLLQHEDQQLVESVATCLIKISERMCQSSELMEELCKHELINQVTLVMKSNSRTTISQPIYNGLIGLLVKLSSGSFVAFRSLYELNISNILKDVLSTYDLSHGISPPDLVDGNCNQVHEVLKLLNELLPASTGDQANQVVLDKESFLADHHDLLQRFGMDLFPVLVQVVNSGANIYVCYGCLSVISKLVVLSKPDMLGELLKTANIPSFLAGVFTRKDHHLLMLALQIAEIILKKLSDVFLSSFIKEGVFYVIDALLMPEKCSQLMLPVFGGIQPSFDSSQKSSAREFQRCLCYAFDMVPSSSVSSCKIDKDTVCNLAKHIKTNYFAPELVESDKGMTDVLQNLRTLSAALSSLINMPVDDGTTVQHEEKFYSILHQIMLKLNGREPVSTFEFIESGIVKSLMHYLSDGMHMRGNVEFTGSYDHLVVLGKRFEVFTKLFFSYSDILVEDLPLSILIQKLQSGLSTLENFPVIPSHGFKQRNSFATVPNGRCVMYPCFRVRFVRAEGENCLSDCAEDVLAVDPFSPLDAIEGYLWPKVFTERTEYGELDAEELEQREVLPNLLPSNANSTQAKSSGFIDSMSIDLPEMQEDEANFSQIASEQVHFRELNSGETMSLDETNMGSAGKEQEFPTESTKNMRTPCSASGDNDIKDSSARLLLYLEGHQLDRTLMLYQVILQQLLNSEKEFMTWAKLWSRVYTITYKRALESNQDDPQEHTYQERKFSVSDQKIASIQNMGYFSSMFACKLTSDLDKSSPIYDILFLLKLLEGINKYSFHLMSCERVRAFAEGRNDNLDNLKVMVRSVSQNEFVSSRLTGKLEQQMQDAFTLSTGGMPLWCNDLVSSCPFMFSFEARCKYFRLAAFGPRRGQLNAISRSNSGTSSDRQTTSGGLPRKKFLVSRDQILDSATRMMDLLARHKGLLEVEYNEEVGTGLGPTLEFYTLVSHEFQKFGLGMWRGDHCSFITSTTLPTESVILRNSSGLFPRPCSPKSDANNGIQFSQVLKKFVLLGQIVAKAIQDGRVLDVSFSKAFYKLILGQDLSLYDIQSFDPELGRTLLEFQAIIVNQKRLQESICVENAALKQDLCFRNTRIEDLYLDFTLPGYPDYVLSSECNLKMVNSANLEEYVELVVDATIHSGIARQVEAFKSGFNQIFSISHLHIFTEEELERLLCGECDIWAFNELLEHIKFDHGYTASSPPIVNLLEIIQEFEYSQRRAFLQFVTGAPRLPPGGLASLIPKLTIVRKHSSNCADTELPSVMTCANYLKLPPYSSKEKMKEKLLYAISEGQGSFHLS; translated from the exons ATGGGAAGTCGAGGGCAGAAACGAACGGAAACAGCCGACGAATTACCAGCAGATAAGCGAGCTTGTAGTTCATTAGAGTTTCGACCAAGTTCCTCTAACTGTTCCTCAATCAGAACTCACCTCAATTCACCAAATTCCACTCCCGATGCTGACATGGAAACTTCCTCCTCCACCTCGGCTTCGAGCCGATCGGATGGTGAACACGAGAAGGAAGACGAATCAGCTTATGGATCATGCGATTCTGACGATGCTGAGCAACAACCACGGCACCACATTTTAAGAGACTATCAGAGAAGAAGATCGTCGAGTGATCATGGAAAATTGAATACTATTTTGTCAAATTTGAACGAAGGAAATGGAGGTTCGGGCCAACTGGCTGCGTTGACTGAACTTTGTGAAGTGTTGTCTTTTTGTAACGAGGATTCGCTTTCGAGTTTGATGGCAGATTCTTTATCACCAGTACTTGTAAAGCTTGCGAAGAACGAGAGTAATGCTAATATAATGTTGTTGGCAATTAGGGGTATGACTTATCTATGTGATGTATATCCTAGATCATCTGGTTTCCTTGTTAGACACGATGCAGTTCCTGCTCTTTGTGAAAGATTATTGGCTATTGAATATGTGGATGTAGCTGAGCAG TGTTTGCAAGCATTGGAGAAAATATCTCGCGATCAACCAGTTGCTTGTTTACAAGCTGGTGCAATTATGGCTGCtctaaattttattgattttttctcAATTAGTGTGCAG AGAGTTGCACTTGCCACTGTGGTGAACATTTGTAAGAAACTTCCTTTGGAGGGTCCTGCACCTTTTGTTGAAGTGGTTCCCAAATTATGTGATTTACTTCAGCATGAGGACCAACAG CTTGTTGAAAGTGTTGCAACTTGCTTGATCAAAATATCTGAGAGAATGTGTCAGTCTTCTGAACTGATGGAGGAACTCTGTAAGCATGAGCTGATTAATCAAGTCACACTCGTTATGAAATCGAATAGCCGAACTACTATATCCCAGCCAATATACAAT GGCTTGATAGGATTACTTGTCAAGCTTTCTTCTGGTTCATTTGTAGCTTTTAGAAGTCTGTATGAGCTAAATATAAGCAACATACTGAAGGATGTCTTATCTACTTATGACCTCTCACATGGAATATCTCCTCCAGACTTAGTTGATGGCAATTGCAATCAG GTACATGAAGTTCTGAAATTGCTCAATGAGCTGCTTCCCGCCTCCACCGGAGATCAAGCTAATCAGGTAGTGTTGGATAAGGAATCATTTTTAGCTGACCATCATGATCTTCTGCAAAGATTTGGAATGGATTTATTTCCCGTGCTGGTCCAG GTAGTCAATTCTGGTGCTAACATATATGTTTGTTATGGCTGCCTATCTGTTATCAGCAAGTTAGTTGTTCTGAGCAAACCTGACATGCTCGGTGAATTGCTTAAGACTGCCAACATTCCAAG TTTCCTGGCTGGAGTGTTTACTCGGAAGGATCACCATTTGCTGATGTTAGCCCTACAGATTGCTGAGATCATCCTCAAAAAGCTTTCTGATGTTTTTTTGAGCTCATTCATAAAGGAGGGTGTTTTTTATGTGATAGACGCACTTCTAATGCCTGAAAAATGCTCGCAATTGATGCTTCCAGTGTTTGGTGGTATCCAACCATCATTTGATTCAAGCCAAAAGTCTTCTGCGAGGGAGTTCCAGAGATGCTTGTGTTATGCATTTGATATGGTGCCATCTTCCTCAGTCTCATCTTGTAAGATTGACAAGGATACTGTTTGCAATCTtgcaaaacatattaaaaccaattaCTTTGCTCCAGAATTAGTTGAATCCGACAAAGGGATGACTGATGTTCTTCAAAACCTCAGAACCTTGTCTGCTGCCTTGAGTAGTTTGATAAACATGCCTGTTGATGATGGTACTACTGTTCAGCATGAAGAGAAGTTCTACAGCATATTACATCAAATTATGCTGAAGCTTAATGGTAGAGAACCTGTTTCCACTTTTGAATTTATTGAAAGTGGAATCGTGAAATCGCTTATGCATTACCTGTCTGATGGGATGCACATGAGAGGGAATGTGGAATTTACTGGCAGTTATGATCATTTGGTTGTTCTGGGGAAGAGATTTGAGGTGTTCACAAAGTTGTTTTTTTCTTATTCAGATATCCTTGTTGAGGACTTGCCTCTCTCTATACTAATACAAAAATTACAGAGTGGATTgtcaactttggaaaatttccCTGTTATTCCAAGCCATGGATTCAAGCAGAGAAATTCATTTGCTACTGTCCCAAATGGACGTTGTGTTATGTATCCATGTTTTAGAGTTCGTTTTGTGAGGGCGGAAGGGGAGAACTGCCTATCTGATTGCGCTGAAGATGTTTTGGCTGTTGACCCTTTTTCTCCCTTAGATGCCATTGAAGGATATCTTTGGCCCAAAGTTTTTACTGAAAGAACAGAATATGGGGAATTAGATGCTGAAGAGTTGGAACAGAGGGAAGTTCTGCCTAATCTTTTACCATCGAATGCAAACTCTACTCAAGCCAAGAGTTCAGGTTTTATAGACAGCATGTCCATTGATTTGCCAGAGATGCAG GAAGATGAAGCTAACTTTTCACAGATTGCCTCTGAACAAGTTCATTTCAGAGAATTGAATTCTGGTGAAACAATGTCTTTGGATGAAACCAATATG GGCTCTGCTGGGAAGGAACAAGAGTTTCCTACAGAGTCAACTAAAAATATGAGAACTCCCTGTTCTGCATCTGGTGACAATGACATTAAAGATTCCTCAGCTAGACTATTGCTTTATCTAGAAGGACATCAACTAGACCGAACTTTGATGCTATATCAAGTGATTCTTCAACAGCTACTAAATTCAGAGAAAGAATTTATGACATGGGCAAAGTTATGGAGTCGAGTATACACGATAACATACAAAAGAGCTCTAGAATCTAACCAAGATGATCCTCAAGAACATACATATCAAGAACGCAAGTTCTCAGTATCAGATCAAAAGATTGCCTCTATTCAGAATATGGGATATTTTTCCAGCATGTTTGCTTGCAAACTCACTTCTGATTTGGATAAGTCAAGTCCTATTTATGATATATTGTTTCTGCTCAAACTTTTGGAAGGcatcaacaaatattcatttcatCTGATGTCTTGTGAGAGAGTTCGTGCATTTGCTGAAGGTAGGAATGATAACTTGGATAATTTGAAGGTAATGGTTCGTTCAGTGTCTCAAAATGAATTTGTGAGCAGTAGATTGACAGGAAAGCTAGAACAGCAGATGCAGGATGCTTTCACCTTATCCACCGGTGGTATGCCTTTGTGGTGTAATGATTTAGTTTCTTCTTGTCCCTTTATGTTTAGCTTTGAGGCAAGATGCAAGTACTTCCGTTTGGCTGCTTTTGGTCCACGAAGAGGTCAACTCAATGCCATTTCACGTAGTAATTCAGGCACTTCAAGTGACAGGCAAACTACTTCAGGTGGTTTGCCTCGTAAGAAATTTTTAGTCTCACGTGATCAAATTCTAGATTCTGCAACCAGAATGATGGACCTACTTGCTCGTCATAAGGGACTTCTTGAAGTGGAGTATAATGAAGAAGTTGGCACTGGTCTCGGTCCAACTTTGGAATTCTATACTCTTGTTAGTCATGAATTTCAGAAATTTGGCCTTGGCATGTGGAGAGGGGATCATTGTTCTTTTATCACTTCAACTACCTTGCCTACAGAATCTGTAATTCTGAGAAACAGTTCTGGGCTTTTCCCTCGTCCATGTTCACCTAAATCTGATGCGAATAATGGAATACAGTTTTCTCAAGTACTAAAAAAATTTGTTCTTTTGGGTCAAATTGTCGCAAAGGCTATTCAAGACGGAAGAGTACTTGATGTTTCCTTCTCCAAAGCCTTCTACAAATTAATTTTGGGGCAG GACCTTAGTTTGTATGATATCCAATCTTTCGATCCTGAGCTTGGTAGGACGCTACTGGAGTTTCAGGCTATTATTGTTAATCAGAAAAGGCTTCAGGAATCCATTTGTGTTGAAAACGCAGCATTGAAACAGGACTTGTGCTTTCGAAATACCAGGATCGAGGACCTTTATCTGGACTTTACCCTTCCTGGTTATCCTGATTATGTTCTTTCTTCTGAGTGTAATCTCAAAATG GTAAATTCTGCCAATTTGGAGGAATATGTCGAGCTTGTTGTGGATGCTACCATACATAGTGGAATTGCCAGACAAGTTGAAGCTTTCAAGTCTGGATTTAATCAG ATTTTTTCAATTAGCCATCTCCATATTTTTACGGAGGAGGAACTAGAGCGTTTACTCTGTGGAGAATGTGATATCTGGGCT TTCAATGAACTTCTGGAACATATCAAGTTTGATCATGGATATACGGCTAGCAGTCCACCAATCGTTAAT CTGCTGGAAATTATACAAGAGTTTGAATATTCACAAAGGCGAGCATTTCTGCAGTTTGTGACTGGTGCTCCCCGGCTACCTCCAGGAGGTTTGGCGTCTTTAATTCCAAAATTGACAATTGTTCGCAAG CATAGTAGCAATTGTGCTGATACGGAGCTGCCCAGTGTTATGACTTGTGCCAATTACCTGAAGTTGCCTCCTTATTCTTCAAAA GAGAAGATGAAAGAGAAGCTATTATATGCCATAAGTGAAGGGCAAGGCTCATTCCACCTTTCGTAG